One genomic window of Gossypium hirsutum isolate 1008001.06 chromosome D11, Gossypium_hirsutum_v2.1, whole genome shotgun sequence includes the following:
- the LOC107902524 gene encoding protein HAPLESS 2 isoform X1: MGRLARFLIYMIRLLFLQNMVISVEILSKSKLEKCEKRTDSNDKLNCTTKIVINMAVPSGSSGGEAFVVAEIVEVEENSTNNMQTLRVPPVITVKKSSAYALYQLTYIRDVPFKPQEFFVKTRKCQPDAGANVVKICERLRDEDGHIIEHTRPICCPCGPRRRAPSSCGNIFDKLIKGKANTAHCLRFPGDWFHVFGIGQQSIGFSVRIEMKTGNKVSEVIVGPENRTATSKDNFLKVNLIGDFVGYTSIPTFEDFYLVIPRQGSPGQPNDLGRNLSMWMLLERVRFTLDGVECNKIGVSYDAFNGQPNFCSSPFWSCLHNQLWNFWEADQNRIKRGQVPLYGVQGKYERINEHPDAGSHSFSIGVTEVLNTNLLIELRADDIDFVFQRSPGKIMSVTVPTFEALTQFGVATITAKNTGEVEASYSLTFDCSKGVAHMEEQFFIMKPKEISARSFKVYPTTDQAARYVCSAILKDSEFSEVDRAECQFSTTATVFENGSQITPFQPPKTGVDGFFESLKKIWKNLWESLVDFITGETCRGKCSGFFDFSCHIQYICMSWVVLFGLLLAIFPTVLVLLWLLHQKGLFDPLYDWFEDHFGLDDYGSSDIHRHGINNRHSHFHAKNHTRSKYHKHDARYNRNGIHHDRRRHIHSERDCDYYHDLHHVHKDKHKHKHRHVKSSGIVEVQLDRRKHDDVGHHKHRRAIESIERPLKLR, translated from the exons ATGGGACGATTGGCGCGATTTCTCATCTACATGATCAGACTCCTCTTCCTTCAAAATATGGTTATTTCAGTCGAGATCCTTtcgaaatcgaagcttgaaaagTGCGAGAAAAGAACGGATTCCAACGACAAACTGAATTGCACCACCAAGATCGTCATCAACATGGCCGTTCCCAGCGGTTCA AGTGGCGGCGAGGCGTTCGTAGTGGCGGAAATAGTGGAGGTGGAGGAGAATTCAACGAATAACATGCAAACGTTACGAGTTCCGCCGGTAATAACGGTCAAAAAATCCTCTGCCTACGCGCTCTATCAATTAACATATATTCGA GATGTTCCTTTTAAGCCTCAAGAGTTTTTTGTTAAGACACGCAAATGTCAGCCTGATGCTGGTGCTAATGTTGTCAAGATATGTGAGAG GTTGCGCGATGAGGACGGCCACATCATTGAGCATACTCGA CCTATTTGCTGTCCTTGCGGGCCCCGAAGGCGGGCACCTTCATCTTGTGGAAATATCT TTGACAAATTGATAAAAGGAAAGGCCAATACTGCTCACTGTCTCCGATTCCCAGGTGACTG GTTCCATGTTTTTGGTATTGGACAGCAGTCAATTGGGTTCAGCGTTAGAATTGAGATGAAAACAGGAAATAAAGTTTCG GAAGTTATTGTAGGGCCTGAAAACAGAACAGCAACATCCAAGGACAATTTTCTAAAGGTCAATCTTATTGGAGATTTTGTTGGATATACAAGCATTCCTACATTCGAGGACTTCTACCTGGTCATTCCAAGGCAG GGTAGTCCAGGTCAACCCAATGATTTGGGAAGGAATCTTTCTATGTGGATGCTGCTTGAGAGAGTGAGGTTTACCTTAGATGGTGTTGAATGCAACAAAATTGGTGTCAGTTATGATGCTTTCAATGGTCAGCCAAACTTCTGTTCATCGCCATTTTGGAGTTGCTTGCATAATCAGTTGTGGAATTTCTGGGAA GCTGATCAAAACCGAATTAAGAGGGGGCAAGTTCCATTGTATGGCGTGCAAGGGAAATATGAAAGGATAAATGAGCATCCA GATGCAGGGTCTCATTCATTCTCTATTGGAGTGACAGAAGTTCTTAACACAAACCTCCTGATAGAACTAAGGGCTGATGACATAGATTTTGTTTTCCAAAG GAGTCCTGGAAAAATCATGAGTGTAACAGTTCCAACATTTGAAGCCCTCACTCAGTTTGGGGTTGCCACAATTACTGCTAAGAATACCGGTGAAGTAGAAGCATCATATAGCTTAACG TTCGACTGCTCAAAAGGTGTTGCCCATATGGAG GAGCAATTCTTCATTATGAAGccaaaagaaatttcagctcgaTCTTTTAAAGTCTATCCAACAACTGATCAGGCTGCAAGATATGTTTGTTCTG CTATATTGAAGGACTCTGAATTTAGTGAAGTTGACAGAGCAGAGTGCCAGTTTAGTACTACAGCTACTGTTTTTGAAAATGGATCACAG ATTACTCCTTTTCAACCACCAAAGACTGGCGTGGATGGTTTCTTTGAGTCTcttaaaaaaatttggaaaaaccTGTGGGAAAGTTTGGTGGACTTCATCACTGGAGAAACTTGCAG AGGGAAATGCTCGGGCTTTTTCGACTTCAGCTGCCACATACAGTATATCTGTATGAGTTGGGTAGTACTTTTCGGTTTACTTTTAGCTATATTTCCGACCG TGCTTGTGTTGCTATGGCTTTTACATCAGAAAGGCTTGTTTGATCCTCTTTATGATTGGTTCGAAGATCATTTCGGGCTCGATGATTACGGATCTAGTGATATCCATAGACATGGTATCAATAACCGCCACTCCCACTTTCATGCCAAAAACCATACCAGGAGCAAGTACCACAAACATGATGCTCGATATAATCGAAACGGCATTCACCATGATCGCCGCCGGCACATACATTCTGAAAGGGACTGTGACTATTATCATGATCTGCATCATGTTCACAAGGACAAGCACAAGCACAAACATAGGCATGTTAAGAGTTCTGGCATTGTAGAAGTTCAGTTGGATAGGAGGAAACATGATGATGTTGGGCACCACAAGCATAGAAGAGCAATAGAGTCCATAGAAAGACCATTGAAGCTGAGATAG
- the LOC107904495 gene encoding ribosomal RNA processing protein 36 homolog isoform X1, which yields MVRLDSGKMKKPFNSIATSSQTHFEESEEEEEIESSSEEEKSDDTIDSDEEEEIERELAEVTFGELQKARADGTDSISRKPQTETKRRRANKNRPMELSSKKPVRSFRQVIQAPKKVVRDPRFESLCGNLDVEGFRKRYNFLFENNLPAEREEVQKQLKKARDPKVVSELKNHISWIDKQLKFESAKNTDAVILSAHKKKEKEAAKHGKRPYYLKKSEIRKQRLIEKYKKLKASGKLESFIEKRRRKNAAKDHRFMPYRRPNNNSEQ from the exons ATGGTTAGGTTAG ATTCAGGAAAAATGAAGAAACCTTTTAACTCAATTGCAACTTCGAGCCAAACCCACTTCGAGgaaagtgaagaagaagaagagatcgAATCTTCATCCGAAGAAGAGAAATCCGATGACACCATTGATTCTGATGAA GAGGAAGAGATAGAGCGTGAATTAGCAGAAGTTACATTCGGAGAGCTACAAAAAGCACGAGCCgatggtactgattcaatctctCGCAAACCCCAAACAGAGACCAAGCGTCGTCGCGCTAACAAGAATAG gcCAATGGAGCTTAGTAGCAAGAAGCCAGTGAGGTCATTTAGACAGGTTATTCAAGCTCCTAAAAAG GTGGTACGAGACCCCCGTTTTGAATCTTTATGTGGTAATCTCGACGTCGAGGG ATTCAGAAAAAGATATAATTTTCTGTTTGAGAACAACCTACCAGCTGAAAGAGAG GAGGTGCAGAAACAACTTAAAAAAGCTAGAGACCCGAAAGTCGTTAGTGAACTAAAGAACCATATTTCTTGGATT GACAAGCAATTAAAGTTCGAGTCGGCAAAGAATACCGATGCAGTGATTCTGTCTGCAcacaagaagaaagaaaaagaagcagCAAAGCACGGAAAGCGCCCTTACTATCTTAAGAAAT CTGAAATTCGGAAGCAAAGGCTCATCGAGAAGTATAAAAAGCTCAAG GCATCCGGAAAACTCGAATCCTTCATcgagaaaaggagaaggaagaatgCTGCTAAGGATCATAGATTTATGCCTTATCGTCGACCCAATAACAACAGTGAGCAATGA
- the LOC107904496 gene encoding DNA-directed RNA polymerase IV subunit 1, with protein sequence MKSKPMTSIETDLSEEQEVLAATMTGIKFNVSGDEDNEKMSVMEIVASSQVSDPKLGFPNLRNHCTTCDARDLGHCEGHFGVIKFPYPIINPYYLSEVVQILNKICLGCKSIRKDLLIKEDKSASKLRQRKGCKYCVGNSIDWYPPMTFKISSKELFKKSTIVVEVSEDSLMMVRKRGRQALPADYWDFIPKDQQEEEDGLMKPRRRVLSHAQVHYLLKDVDPEFIKKFIQNVDSIFLNCFPVTPNSHRVTEITHRSSNSQRLIFDERTRLYKRLVDFRGVANELSSHVLDCLKISKASYSALNKDPVSNMSGLRYMKNVLLGKRNDHCFRMVLTGNPNLKLSEIGIPCPVAERLQIAEQLNKWNEERLKACCNLRILEKGEICIRREGTLVRIHHNEKIRLGDIIYRPLNNGDIVLINRPPSIHQHSFIALSVKVLPVSSSVSINPLICSPFRGDFDGDCLHGYVPQSINTRVELSELVSLNRQLINGQSGRNLLSLSHDSLSAAYLVNGDGVLLNLYEMQQLEMFCPNRSPSPAIIKAPLLSNPVWTGKQLFSMLFPPELDYGFSPSDVVIRNGELITSSEGSSWFRDADGNLFESLIKNCRGKVLDFLHGAQEVLCEWLSMRGMSVSLLDLYLTPDSNSRKNMMDEIFYGLQETELTCNFKQLMVDSFCDFLAGNNEEIDGFVGFDFERMCYEKQRSAAVNQASVDSFKQVFRDIQNLSYKYANKDNSLLTMFKAGSKGNLLKLVQHSMCLGLQRSVVPLSFRFPPKLSCSEWNDLKSQGLTQNGDDCVESAKNFIPYAVIESSFMTGLNPLECFVHSVTSRDSSFSDHADLPGTLSRRLMFFLRDLCASYDGTVRNAYGDQVVQFSYGSDKGTSTATSFANELQSQGSILPDGTGGQPVGSLSACAISEAAYSALDQPISLLETSPLLNLKRVLECGSRRRNSDQTMTLFLSDKLGKGRHCFEYAALEIKNYLERLIFSDIVSTALITYSPQKSTENCFNPWVCHFHVCKETMKRRRLSVHSIIGSLQMHYANAKKLWKINLPDIQVTSKSCSHTDMPNKDDMFCITVTIVEPSKRSHIELDVIQAIVLPSLLEAVVKGFPEIKKVQILWNDRFKVSKSHKTSPGELYLRVAVTGGFGKTKLWGMLMNDCLPIMDLIDWTRSHPDDINQFCSAYGIDSGWKFFLNNLKSAISDTGKTILNEHLHLVADCLSVTGEFVGLNSKGLRLRQEHAFVSSPFMQACFSNPSASFVKAAKKGVSDNLQGTIDALSWGRVPCIGTGAQFDILYSMKDEMITEPVDVYNLLGNIVGSQNQDVEFEVPQACNIKSEKYVSELMDALGDSAFERLKNIETKILREFLTLNDIQRLSRTLKDILHKSPIGHRLSGADWNSAMMALYFHPRRDEKVGSGAQEIKVGYHPEHKNSRCFLLARTDGAIVDFSYHKCVIGALEVIAPDKVQFYKSKWSQSGNL encoded by the exons ATGAAGTCAAAGCCGATGACCTCCATTGAAACGGACTTGTCTGAAGAGCAAGAAGTGCTAGCTGCCACTATGACTGGCATAAAGTTTAATGTATCGGGTGATGAAGATAAT GAGAAGATGTCAGTCATGGAAATTGTTGCATCAAGTCAGGTGTCTGACCCTAAGCTGGGGTTCCCAAATTTGAGGAATCATTGCACCACCTGTGACGCCAGAGATTTGGGACATTGTGAAG GTCATTTTGGGGTTATTAAATTTCCTTACCCAATAATCAATCCATATTATCTATCAGAAGTTGTGCAGATATTAAATAAGATTTGCCTTGGATGTAAATCAATTCGCAAAGATCTATTGATAAAG GAAGATAAGTCGGCATCCAAACTACGCCAACGCAAGGGGTGTAAATATTGTGTT GGGAACTCAATTGACTGGTATCCACCAATGACATTCAAGATATCCTCTAAAGAGCTTTTCAAAAAAAGCACAATTGTGGTAGAGGTAAGTGAAGACTCTTTAATGATGGTCCGAAAGAGAGGAAGGCAAGCCTTACCTGCTGATTATTGGGATTTTATTCCAAAAGatcaacaagaagaagaagatggtttGATGAAACCACGTAGAAGGGTCCTATCACATGCACAG GTTCATTATTTACTGAAGGATGTTGATCCAGAGTTCATTAAAAAGTTCATTCAGAATGTGGACTCTATTTTCCTCAATTGCTTTCCTGTGACACCCAATAGTCATCGAGTGACGGAAATCACTCATAGATCTTCTAATTCACAGCGCTTGATCTTT GATGAGAGAACTAGGCTTTACAAGAGACTGGTTGATTTCCGAGGAGTAGCTAATGAACTGAGTTCCCATGTATTGGACTGCCTAAAAATTTCAAAGGCAAGTTACAGTgcctt GAATAAAGATCCTGTTTCTAACATGTCTGGTTTAAGATACATGAAAAACGTTCTTCTTGGAAAGCGAAATGACCATTGCTTCCGCATGGTTCTTACCGGAAATCCAAATCTTAAACTATCGGAAATTGGTATACCATGTCCTGTTGCAGAGAGGTTGCAAATTGCTGAGCAACTGAACAAGTGGAACGAGGAAAGATTGAAAGCTTGCTGTAATTTGCGTATTCTTGAGAAGGGTGAGATTTGTATTAGGAGAGAAGGTACATTAGTTAGAATTCATCATAATGAAAAGATCCGACTGGGGGACATCATCTATAGGCCCCTAAATAATGGGGATATCGTGCTTATAAACAGACCTCCTTCTATACATCAGCACTCTTTCATTGCCCTATCTGTCAAAGTTCTACCTGTGAGTTCCTCTGTTTCGATAAACCCCCTTATTTGTTCCCCTTTTCGTGGAGATTTTGACGGTGATTGCCTTCATGGCTATGTTCCTCAGTCCATCAACACAAGGGTTGAGCTCAGCGAGCTTGTTTCTTTGAATAGGCAGCTAATTAATGGCCAAAGTGGCCGAAATCTACTTTCACTGAGTCATGATAGTTTATCAGCTGCTTATTTGGTCAATGGTGATGGGGTTCTCTTGAACTTGTACGAAATGCAACAGCTTGAAATGTTCTGTCCCAATCGTTCACCGTCGCCAGCAATCATCAAAGCTCCTTTATTGAGTAATCCTGTTTGGACTGGAAAGCAGTTATTCAGCATGCTCTTTCCTCCCGAATTGGATTATGGTTTTTCTCCAAGTGATGTTGTTATCCGTAATGGGGAGCTTATAACTTCATCTGAGGGATCTTCTTGGTTCCGAGATGCTGATGGCAACCTTTTTGAAAGTCTCATTAAAAATTGTCGAGGAAAGGTCCTTGATTTTTTGCATGGTGCTCAGGAAGTTCTTTGTGAGTGGTTATCAATGAGGGGTATGAGCGTTTCACTCTTGGACCTATACCTAACTCCTGATTCAAATTCACGAAAGAACATGATGGATGAAATCTTCTATGGTCTCCAAGAAACAGAGCTGACTTGCAACTTTAAGCAGTTAATGGTTGATTCCTTCTGTGATTTCCTTGCTGgaaataatgaagaaattgatGGTTTTGTGGGTTTTGATTTTGAGCGGATGTGTTATGAGAAGCAAAGATCAGCTGCAGTTAATCAAGCTTCTGTTGATTCTTTTAAGCAAGTTTTTCGAGATATCCAGAATTTATCATACAAATATGCAAATAAAGACAATTCATTATTGACCATGTTCAAAGCAGGGAGCAAGGGTAACTTGCTGAAGCTAGTGCAGCATAGCATGTGTCTTGGACTGCAACGTTCAGTTGTACCTTTATCATTCAGGTTTCCTCCTAAACTCTCATGTTCTGAATGGAATGATCTAAAATCTCAGGGCTTAACCCAGAACGGTGATGACTGTGTTGAATCTGCAAAGAATTTCATCCCATATGCTGTGATCGAAAGTTCTTTTATGACAGGCCTGAATCCACTAGAATGTTTTGTGCATTCCGTTACTAGTCGAGATAGTTCTTTCAGCGACCATGCTGACCTTCCTGGGACACTGTCACGAAGGCTTATGTTCTTCTTGCGTGATCTATGCGCATCATATGACGGAACTGTGAGGAATGCATATGGAGATCAGGTTGTTCAGTTCAGCTATGGTAGTGATAAGGGTACATCTACTGCAACTAGTTTTGCTAATGAACTACAAAGTCAGGGCAGTATCCTACCTGATGGAACAGGTGGCCAACCTGTTGGTTCATTGTCTGCCTGTGCCATTTCTGAGGCTGCATATAGTGCTTTGGATCAACCGATTAGTCTACTTGAAACTTCACCATTGCTAAACCTGAAG AGGGTCCTTGAATGTGGTTCTAGAAGAAGGAATTCAGACCAGACTATGACGCTATTTTTATCGGATAAACTTGGAAAGGGGAGACATTGTTTCGAGTATGCAGCTTTAGAAATCAAGAATTATTTGGAGAGGTTGATCTTTTCGGATATTGTATCTACTGCCTTAATAAC CTACTCCCCGCAGAAGTCAACTGAAAACTGTTTCAACCCTTGGGTTTGCCATTTTCATGTGTGCAAG GAGACCATGAAAAGGAGGCGCCTTTCAGTGCATTCTATTATTGGTTCTCTTCAGATGCACTACGCCAATgccaaaaaattatggaaaatcaATTTGCCTGACATCCAAGTTACAAGCAA GTCTTGTTCTCATACTGATATGCCAAATAAAGATGATATGTTTTGTATCACCGTCACGATTGTTGAGCCTTCCAAAAGGTCTCATATAGAATTGGATGTGATTCAAGCCATAGTGCTACCTTCCCTTCTGGAAGCAGTTGTAAAAG GATTCCCGGAGATCAAGAAGGTgcaaattttatggaatgatcGATTCAAAGTCTCAAAATCTCATAAAACTTCTCCTGGTGAACTTTACTTGAGGGTAGCTGTAACAGGTGGTTTTGGTAAAACAAAACTCTGGGGCATGCTTATGAATGATTGCCTTCCAATAATGGATTTGATCGACTGGACACGTAGTCATCCAGATGATATTAATCAGTTTTGCTCGGCATATGGCATAGATTCTGGATGGAAATTTTTTCTCAAT AATTTGAAGAGCGCTATATCAGATACCGGCAAGACTATACTAAATGAGCATTTGCATCTTGTCGCCGATTGTCTGTCTGTTACCGGGGAGTTTGTTGGCTTAAACTCAAAAGGCTTGAGACTACGACAAGAACATGCATTTGTCTCATCTCCTTTTATGCAAGCATGCTTTTCA AATCCCAGTGCTTCCTTTGTCAAAGCTGCAAAGAAAGGAGTTTCGGATAATCTTCAGGGGACCATTGATGCATTGTCATGGGGAAGAGTTCCTTGCATCGGGACTGGTGCACAGTTTGATATACTGTACTCTATGAAG GATGAAATGATCACCGAACCGGTTGATGTGTATAATCTTCTTGGAAATATTGTTGGTTCTCAGAACCAAGATGTAGAGTTTGAAGTACCCCAAGCTTGTAACATCAAGTCCGAGAAATATGTCTCTGAACTTATGGATGCACTTGGTGATTCTGCCTTTGAACGGCTGAAAAATATTGAAACAAAAATATTGAGAGAATTTCTGACGTTAAATGACATTCAGAGGCTTTCGCGAACTTTAAAGGATATATTGCACAA GTCTCCTATTGGCCACCGGTTAAGCGGAGCTGACTGGAATTCCGCAATGATGGCATTGTACTTTCATCCTCGAAGAGATGAGAAGGTCGGATCTGGAGCTCAAGAAATAAAG GTAGGGTATCACCCTGAACATAAAAATTCTCGCTGCTTTCTTTTGGCAAGGACCGATGGGGCAATCGTAGATTTCTCGTATCATAAATGCGTTATCGGGGCTCTTGAGGTCATCGCCCCCGATAAGGTCCAATTCTACAAGTCAAAATGGTCACAATCCGGTAATCTGTAA
- the LOC107904495 gene encoding ribosomal RNA processing protein 36 homolog isoform X2 codes for MKKPFNSIATSSQTHFEESEEEEEIESSSEEEKSDDTIDSDEEEEIERELAEVTFGELQKARADGTDSISRKPQTETKRRRANKNRPMELSSKKPVRSFRQVIQAPKKVVRDPRFESLCGNLDVEGFRKRYNFLFENNLPAEREEVQKQLKKARDPKVVSELKNHISWIDKQLKFESAKNTDAVILSAHKKKEKEAAKHGKRPYYLKKSEIRKQRLIEKYKKLKASGKLESFIEKRRRKNAAKDHRFMPYRRPNNNSEQ; via the exons ATGAAGAAACCTTTTAACTCAATTGCAACTTCGAGCCAAACCCACTTCGAGgaaagtgaagaagaagaagagatcgAATCTTCATCCGAAGAAGAGAAATCCGATGACACCATTGATTCTGATGAA GAGGAAGAGATAGAGCGTGAATTAGCAGAAGTTACATTCGGAGAGCTACAAAAAGCACGAGCCgatggtactgattcaatctctCGCAAACCCCAAACAGAGACCAAGCGTCGTCGCGCTAACAAGAATAG gcCAATGGAGCTTAGTAGCAAGAAGCCAGTGAGGTCATTTAGACAGGTTATTCAAGCTCCTAAAAAG GTGGTACGAGACCCCCGTTTTGAATCTTTATGTGGTAATCTCGACGTCGAGGG ATTCAGAAAAAGATATAATTTTCTGTTTGAGAACAACCTACCAGCTGAAAGAGAG GAGGTGCAGAAACAACTTAAAAAAGCTAGAGACCCGAAAGTCGTTAGTGAACTAAAGAACCATATTTCTTGGATT GACAAGCAATTAAAGTTCGAGTCGGCAAAGAATACCGATGCAGTGATTCTGTCTGCAcacaagaagaaagaaaaagaagcagCAAAGCACGGAAAGCGCCCTTACTATCTTAAGAAAT CTGAAATTCGGAAGCAAAGGCTCATCGAGAAGTATAAAAAGCTCAAG GCATCCGGAAAACTCGAATCCTTCATcgagaaaaggagaaggaagaatgCTGCTAAGGATCATAGATTTATGCCTTATCGTCGACCCAATAACAACAGTGAGCAATGA
- the LOC107902524 gene encoding protein HAPLESS 2 isoform X2, with protein MGRLARFLIYMIRLLFLQNMVISVEILSKSKLEKCEKRTDSNDKLNCTTKIVINMAVPSGSSGGEAFVVAEIVEVEENSTNNMQTLRVPPDVPFKPQEFFVKTRKCQPDAGANVVKICERLRDEDGHIIEHTRPICCPCGPRRRAPSSCGNIFDKLIKGKANTAHCLRFPGDWFHVFGIGQQSIGFSVRIEMKTGNKVSEVIVGPENRTATSKDNFLKVNLIGDFVGYTSIPTFEDFYLVIPRQGSPGQPNDLGRNLSMWMLLERVRFTLDGVECNKIGVSYDAFNGQPNFCSSPFWSCLHNQLWNFWEADQNRIKRGQVPLYGVQGKYERINEHPDAGSHSFSIGVTEVLNTNLLIELRADDIDFVFQRSPGKIMSVTVPTFEALTQFGVATITAKNTGEVEASYSLTFDCSKGVAHMEEQFFIMKPKEISARSFKVYPTTDQAARYVCSAILKDSEFSEVDRAECQFSTTATVFENGSQITPFQPPKTGVDGFFESLKKIWKNLWESLVDFITGETCRGKCSGFFDFSCHIQYICMSWVVLFGLLLAIFPTVLVLLWLLHQKGLFDPLYDWFEDHFGLDDYGSSDIHRHGINNRHSHFHAKNHTRSKYHKHDARYNRNGIHHDRRRHIHSERDCDYYHDLHHVHKDKHKHKHRHVKSSGIVEVQLDRRKHDDVGHHKHRRAIESIERPLKLR; from the exons ATGGGACGATTGGCGCGATTTCTCATCTACATGATCAGACTCCTCTTCCTTCAAAATATGGTTATTTCAGTCGAGATCCTTtcgaaatcgaagcttgaaaagTGCGAGAAAAGAACGGATTCCAACGACAAACTGAATTGCACCACCAAGATCGTCATCAACATGGCCGTTCCCAGCGGTTCA AGTGGCGGCGAGGCGTTCGTAGTGGCGGAAATAGTGGAGGTGGAGGAGAATTCAACGAATAACATGCAAACGTTACGAGTTCCGCCG GATGTTCCTTTTAAGCCTCAAGAGTTTTTTGTTAAGACACGCAAATGTCAGCCTGATGCTGGTGCTAATGTTGTCAAGATATGTGAGAG GTTGCGCGATGAGGACGGCCACATCATTGAGCATACTCGA CCTATTTGCTGTCCTTGCGGGCCCCGAAGGCGGGCACCTTCATCTTGTGGAAATATCT TTGACAAATTGATAAAAGGAAAGGCCAATACTGCTCACTGTCTCCGATTCCCAGGTGACTG GTTCCATGTTTTTGGTATTGGACAGCAGTCAATTGGGTTCAGCGTTAGAATTGAGATGAAAACAGGAAATAAAGTTTCG GAAGTTATTGTAGGGCCTGAAAACAGAACAGCAACATCCAAGGACAATTTTCTAAAGGTCAATCTTATTGGAGATTTTGTTGGATATACAAGCATTCCTACATTCGAGGACTTCTACCTGGTCATTCCAAGGCAG GGTAGTCCAGGTCAACCCAATGATTTGGGAAGGAATCTTTCTATGTGGATGCTGCTTGAGAGAGTGAGGTTTACCTTAGATGGTGTTGAATGCAACAAAATTGGTGTCAGTTATGATGCTTTCAATGGTCAGCCAAACTTCTGTTCATCGCCATTTTGGAGTTGCTTGCATAATCAGTTGTGGAATTTCTGGGAA GCTGATCAAAACCGAATTAAGAGGGGGCAAGTTCCATTGTATGGCGTGCAAGGGAAATATGAAAGGATAAATGAGCATCCA GATGCAGGGTCTCATTCATTCTCTATTGGAGTGACAGAAGTTCTTAACACAAACCTCCTGATAGAACTAAGGGCTGATGACATAGATTTTGTTTTCCAAAG GAGTCCTGGAAAAATCATGAGTGTAACAGTTCCAACATTTGAAGCCCTCACTCAGTTTGGGGTTGCCACAATTACTGCTAAGAATACCGGTGAAGTAGAAGCATCATATAGCTTAACG TTCGACTGCTCAAAAGGTGTTGCCCATATGGAG GAGCAATTCTTCATTATGAAGccaaaagaaatttcagctcgaTCTTTTAAAGTCTATCCAACAACTGATCAGGCTGCAAGATATGTTTGTTCTG CTATATTGAAGGACTCTGAATTTAGTGAAGTTGACAGAGCAGAGTGCCAGTTTAGTACTACAGCTACTGTTTTTGAAAATGGATCACAG ATTACTCCTTTTCAACCACCAAAGACTGGCGTGGATGGTTTCTTTGAGTCTcttaaaaaaatttggaaaaaccTGTGGGAAAGTTTGGTGGACTTCATCACTGGAGAAACTTGCAG AGGGAAATGCTCGGGCTTTTTCGACTTCAGCTGCCACATACAGTATATCTGTATGAGTTGGGTAGTACTTTTCGGTTTACTTTTAGCTATATTTCCGACCG TGCTTGTGTTGCTATGGCTTTTACATCAGAAAGGCTTGTTTGATCCTCTTTATGATTGGTTCGAAGATCATTTCGGGCTCGATGATTACGGATCTAGTGATATCCATAGACATGGTATCAATAACCGCCACTCCCACTTTCATGCCAAAAACCATACCAGGAGCAAGTACCACAAACATGATGCTCGATATAATCGAAACGGCATTCACCATGATCGCCGCCGGCACATACATTCTGAAAGGGACTGTGACTATTATCATGATCTGCATCATGTTCACAAGGACAAGCACAAGCACAAACATAGGCATGTTAAGAGTTCTGGCATTGTAGAAGTTCAGTTGGATAGGAGGAAACATGATGATGTTGGGCACCACAAGCATAGAAGAGCAATAGAGTCCATAGAAAGACCATTGAAGCTGAGATAG